One Nicotiana tomentosiformis chromosome 4, ASM39032v3, whole genome shotgun sequence genomic window carries:
- the LOC138909354 gene encoding uncharacterized protein, translating to MNFVSVELLSGMVYATSAHKVWSDLRESFEKVNGLRVLYLHKQIATLSQGISSVSSNFSKLKEFWAEFDALMPCPGCGCEESKRYIEHFEYQRLLQFLMGLIESYAQSSNHILNMSPILSINKAYSMIISEESRRSLANHSSNVAEIHKGTALFTSKGHPNSSQLPIRLVLLHTPLILPLIPLAFRIIIK from the coding sequence ATGAATTTTGTGAGTGTTGAGCTATTAAGTGGAATGGTGTATGCTACAAGTGCACACAAGGTGTGGAGTGACCTTAGAGAAAGCTTTGAAAAGGTGAATGGCTTGAGGGTCCTATACTTGCACAAACAAATTGCTACTCTGTCACAGGGCATCTCATCAGTGTCCTCTAATTTCTCTAAATTGAAGGAGTTTTGGGCTGAATTTGATGCACTTATGCCTTGTCCTGGTTGTGGTTGTGAAGAATCAAAGAGATATATAGAACACTTTGAGTATCAGAGGTTGTTACAATTCTTAATGGGACTGATTGAGTCCTATGCACAGTCGAGCAATCATATTCTGAATATGTCACCTATTCTCTCTATAAACAAAGCCTATTCTATGATCATTTCAGAAGAAAGTAGAAGGTCCTTGGCTAATCATTCCTCAAATGTAGCAGAAATTCATAAGGGAACAGCCTTGTTCACCAGTAAAGGTCACCCTAATTCATCTCAGTTACCAATAAGACTGGTCCTGCTCCATACTCCTCTAATCCTGCCTCTTATTCCCCTGGCCTTCAGAATCATAATCAAGTGA
- the LOC138909355 gene encoding uncharacterized protein: protein MVIGAGGTSSGTGIEDTTADATPVADPSRVGAIVVDQYHPLFLQPSDTPGSSLISIKLTEHENYALWSSSMRISLLGKSKLGFVDGRCSKDKFDPSIHDLWEKCNVIVLS from the coding sequence ATGGTGATCGGAGCCGGTGGTACAAGCTCAGGCACAGGAATTGAAGATACGACTGCTGATGCAACTCCAGTGGCAGATCCAAGTCGTGTGGGTGCTATAGTTGTCGATCAATATCATCCTCTATTTCTCCAACCGTCTGATACTCCAGGTAGCTCTCTCATCTCAATTAAACTAACTGAACATGAAAATTATGCTCTGTGGAGCAGCTCTATGCGTATTAGTTTACTAGGCAAGAGCAAACTAGGTTTTGTAGATGGAAGATGTTCTAAGGATAAATTTGATCCTTCTATTCATGATCTGTGGGAAAAGTGTAATGTTATTGTGCTTTCATAG